Genomic segment of Luteitalea sp.:
ACGGAGGCGTTCTTCCTCCAGATGAAGATGGCGGCGCTCGTGGGCCTCATCCTCGCCATGCCCGTCGTCATGTGGCAGACCTGGCAATTCGTTGCCCCCGGTCTGTACTCGAACGAGAAGCGCTGGGCGATTCCCTTCGTCGGGCTGACGTCGATCTGCTTCACGGCCGGGGCGCTCTTCTCGCACTACATCGCGTTCCCATTCGCGTGGCGATTTTTCGCGAGCTTCGGCACGGATTACCTGACCTTCCTCCCAAGCGTGGCGTCCGCCTTCTCCCTCTACGTGCGCCTGCTGATTGGATTGGGCCTGGTGTTCGAGATGCCCACGGTCGTCTTCTTCCTGGCGCGGATTGGCCTGATCACGGCCGGATTCCTTGCGCGGAACATTAAGTACGCAATTCTCGTCATCTTCATCGTCGCGGCGCTGATCACCCCGAGCACGGACCCAGTCAACATGACTATCGTCGCAGCACCCATGATTGTGCTCTATGGGGTAAGCATCGTTATTGCATGGGCGTGCCAGCGGCGAGCCTCTTAACGCTTCAGCTAACCTGCCGACAACCAGTGTGCTGTCGCCTCTTAGATACCCCACAGCGGCAGAGTACACGGGCATTCCGTAGTAGACCATAGGTGCTCACCAGCGCGTGAGAATGCAGCAAACTCCTGACAGTTCAGCACATCTCGCTACACGATATTGACTTATACCGGGTGAAGCTTTACCATTTTGTGGCCGATACTGGTGTGGGAGGTTGTCGCGAGACGGTCGTTGGAAGGTCAATTTCAAGGTCGACTTGATATGAGACGATTCAAACGGGTAGGTCTAATCGCACTGCTCGGGCTGGGCGTAGCGACACCATCCGTGGCGCAGCAAGCGGAACCGGCGCCACAGGAACCCACCGAGCAGCCCAGTGTGCAGGAGCAGCCCGCTCCGGAACCATTGGCTTCGGACGGGACGCGCCGTGCAACCACCACCTTCCACGGCGACTCCGGCTTGTGGTTCGTGCCGATCGCCGAGGTGCTTCCACACGGGATGTGGTCCATCAGCGGGTATCGCGGCAATTTCGACCGCCAGGAGGGCTTCACGGACTACTCCCAGTGGCCTGTGACGTTCGGGGTCGGCGTAGGGAACCGCCTCGAGCTGTTCGGCAGCTTCCAGGTGGTCAGCCGTGTCGACCGCGACGTGCGTCCGATTTTCGTGGACGGCAACGAGG
This window contains:
- the tatC gene encoding twin-arginine translocase subunit TatC, giving the protein MALAPVPTSPEPPGPFEPDDDPQLGGKMSFLEHLDELRKRLIRSIYALLGGFLIACIFIPQIFRFIMEPLSAVLPNGSSLIYTVPTEAFFLQMKMAALVGLILAMPVVMWQTWQFVAPGLYSNEKRWAIPFVGLTSICFTAGALFSHYIAFPFAWRFFASFGTDYLTFLPSVASAFSLYVRLLIGLGLVFEMPTVVFFLARIGLITAGFLARNIKYAILVIFIVAALITPSTDPVNMTIVAAPMIVLYGVSIVIAWACQRRAS